From Flaviflexus ciconiae:
GCTTTTCGAGTTGTTGCAAGAAAAGGGCTTCGAGCGGGCTTCCCTGTCCTGCCAAGTATCAAATCCTGCTTATCGTCTCTACCAACGAATGGGTTTCGAGACCCTCCGCCTTGGCGACGGGATGCGGTCATGGTCATTGAACTCGAAAAATCACAGCGAACCGGATCAAACAGGGGTGGGTCCGGGCCGGGAAACACGAGTAGGACATAGGAAATCCCGGGCCTTAGCGTTAGCCAAGACCCGGGATGTGAAGCTGGTTCTAGCTCACTACTGCATTGAGTGCCGCACCAAGCTCTGCTGCTTCATCAGCGTTTAGCTCGATGACAAGGCGTCCACCGCCATCAACAGGAATTCTCATGACGATTCCGCGGCCTTCCTTTGCCACTTCAATCGGTCCATCACCCGAGCGGGGTTTCTGCGCTGCCATGGTTTATCTCCTTAACTAAAGGTCGTCTCTAGTTTACGGCATCACGGCCCGGAGAGGGAGAAGTATGTCACGTACCGTTCGGTCTATTGCCGTCTTCGTCCTTGCCGTTGACCTTGTCAGCCACCGCGCTAATACCCTTGAGGATAGCTTCGAGGGCCTCCTCGGCCGTATCAACGACGGTAATGAGATCCATGTCTTCCGGGGAGATCATGCCTTCCCCGACCTGCTTGTCCTTGATCCAGTCAACGAGGCCTCCCCAGTATCCGGAATCGACAAGGACGACGGGGAACGACATGACCTTGCGGGTCTGAACGAGAGTGAGGGCCTCGAAGAGCTCATCGAGGGTGCCGAAACCGCCGGGAAGAACAATGAAGCCCAGCGAGTACTTCACGAACATCATCTTGCGGATAAAGAAGTACCGGAAGTTGATGCCAAGATCGACGTAGTCGTTCATGCCCTGCTCGAACGGAAGCTCAATGCCAAGGCCAACGGAAATGCCCTTCGCGTCGACCGCGCCCTTGTTCGCGGCTTCCATGATTCCCGGCCCTCCGCCGGTGATGACCGAGAAGTCATGCTCAACCAGTTTGGCGGCGATGTCGGTGGCGAGCTGGTAGTTGGCGTTCTCGGGCTTGGTCCGCGCGGAACCGAAGATCGACACGGCCGGGCCGAGGTCAGCCAATGCACCAAATCCTTCGACGAACTCCGCCTGGATTCTCATCACGCGCCACGGGTCAGCATGGAGCCAGTCGGAATCCTGGTTGGGTGCAAGCAGCCTCGCATCCGTTGTCGACTTCGGGATCTGGTCGCCCCGCAGGAGCACGGGGCCGCGTCGATATGACTTCATATCATGTCCTTTCGTTCTTCGCCCACAGTACCGAATCGCTCGGTGAGCGCCGCTTCGCTATCTCGCCGGATGACCAGATTGATCGCAGGAACGAACCAAGTCGGCGGATTCACCCGCGATTTCCAGCGTTACAGCCGCTAGGCCTGGTCGGCAAAGAGTTCCCGGATGTGCTGAGCATCAACCGAGTGTCGGAGCTGCCGTGCCGCTTCGGTAATCGAGCCGGACAGGGACGGATACACCGTAAAGACGGAAGCCATGTCGTCAGCTGTCATACGGGAGGTGACCGCGAGCGCAATCGGCAAAATGTATTCGGAGGCCGCCGGGGCCACGACGACACCGCCAATAACGATGCGAGTTGAACTGTCAGCAATGAGCTTGACGAAGCCGTCGTTCATCCCCTGCATCTTCGCCCGCGGGTTCCGCATGAGAGGAACGATCGTCATGACGGCGTCGAGGCCTTCGTCGACATGCTTCTGGGTGACACCCACGGTCGCGATCTCGGGTGCCGTGAAGATGTTCGCGGCGACCTTCGACACGTCGAGAGGCTCGACGTAGTCGCCCAGCGAATGGTTCATGGCGATCCGCCCCTGCATGGCTGCCACGGAGGCCAGCGGATAGGAACCGGTGACATCACCGGCGGCGTAGACGCGGAAGGCGGTTGTGCGGGACACCTTGTCGACAAGGATGTGGCCGGATTCTTTGAGGGTCACTCCGGCTTCTTCAAGGCCAATGCCTGACGTGTTCGGGATGGAGCCCACCGCCATGAGGCAGTGCGAGGCCTCGATCTCCCGACCATCGGACAGCGTGACAATAACGCCGTCTTCGGTACGGCGCACCGACTGGGCGCGGCTCTTGTTGAGGATGGTCATGCCGCGGCGGGCGAAGACATTCTCGATGACCTTGGCGGCGTGCGGGTCCTCGTTGGGGAGGACCCGGTCACGAGACGACACGAGGGTGACTTGCACGCCGATCCCCATGTAGGCACCGGCGAACTCCGCACCCGTAACACCGGATCCGACCACGACCAGGTGCTCAGGCAGTTCCGTCATGTTGTACATCTGGGTCCAGTTGAGAATCCGCTCCCCGTCCGGCTTCGCGTCGGGCAGCTCCCGGGGGGTCGCACCGGTGGCAACCAGAACCATTTCCGCTTCGAGAGTCTGCTCGGTTCCGTCCGCAAGCTTCGCCAAGACCAGCCGACACCCGTTATCGCCGATCCCGGTGAGGATCGTACCCTTACCGTTCAGTATTGTGACCCCTTCATCCGACAGGCGTTCGTGAATGTCGTCGGATTGGCGGGTGGCAAGGTCTCGGATTCGGGCGTTGATTGCCGGGAAGCTCACGGTCCACGGCTCGTCCGAGGCAACAATGCCGAGTTCGTCGGCAGATTCGACGTTGTGCAACCATTCGGCGGACGCAATGAGGGTCTTGGAGGGCACCACGTCGGTGAGGACGGCGCTGCCTCCCATGCCTTTGTCTTCGATGATGGTGACGCGTGCACCGAGCTGGGTGGCGGTCAGGGCGGCCTCGTAGCCGCCCGGTCCACCCCCGATGATGACGACGCGGGATCCTTCGCGGACCCGGGACGCTCCCGGGATCTTAGATTTCGGTGCGCCCGACGCGGTCGGACCTGTCGGCCTGGGATCAGTTACGTTCTCCACGTGAACATTGTGTCAAAGAACGCACGCGGTGGGGCACTCTTCAGAATGGGTCATGCAAATCGGTCACGAGAATGTACCGTAGTGCTATGACCACACAGGACCCCTACACGCTCGCTTCGAGCGCGGCCGAATACATTGCAGCCGCCGCTGGAATCGAAGCTATCGACATTGCCCTTGTCCTCGGATCCGGATGGAAGGGCGCGGAAGACCTCCTCGGTGACGCCGTTGTCACCCTCCCGGCCGAAGACGTTCCCGGTTTTACTGCCTCCGCTGTTGTGGGGCATGGCGGGACCCTCACCGTACGCAAGCTTGCCTCGGGCGCCCACGCACTGATTTTGGGCGCCCGCACGCACCTCTACGAGGGACTTGGCGTCGCGGCCGTCGCCCACGGTGTACGCACCTCCGCGAAGCTCGGAGCGAAGGCCCTGATCTTGACCAACGGATGTGGCTCCACCGTTCCCGAATGGGGACCGGGCACCGCGGTCCTCTTGAAGGACCATCTCAACCTCACCGGCACCTCCCCCATTGTCGGCGCAAACTTTGTGGACCTGACGGATGCCTACAGTCCCCGGCTCAGGGAGATCGCCCACCGGGTTGATCCGAACCTGCCCGAGGGGGTCTACGCACAGTTCCCCGGCCCTCACTACGAGACCCCGGCCGAGGTCAAGATGGCGCGCCTGCTCGGCGCCGATCTCGTCGGCATGTCCACCACTCTCGAAACGATTGCGGCCCGCGAAGCCGGTCTTGAGGTTCTCGGGATCTCGCTGGTCACAAACCAGGCCGCGGGCTTTGCTCCCGCCCCGCTGTCCCACGAGGAAGTTCTCCAGGCAGGCGCCGAGGCCGGACCTCGCCTCGCTACCCTGCTTGCCGACATCGTTAAGGAAATGAGCGCATGATGATCGATATCGACTCCTGGATCGCCCACGACCCCGATCCCAAAACCCGGGCCGAGCTCACCCAGCTCAAGGAACAGGCCGCCAACGGTGACGCGGGCGCTCAGGCCGAACTGGATGATCGCTTCTCCGGCCCCCTCGAATTCGGCACCGCGGGCCTGCGGGGCGAGATGGCGGGGGGACCCCACCGCATGAACCGTGCGGTGGTTCGCAAGGCCGCCGCCGGTCTCGTCGACTTCCTCCAGGAAGAAGTGGGCCGCGACGCTCTCCTCGTTATCGGCTACGATGCTCGCCACAACTCGAAGGACTTCGCGCTCGACACCGCCGCCGTTGCCACGGCCGCGGGCGCCCGCGCCATGATCTACCCGCACCACGTTCCCACACCCCTGCTGGCGTGGGCCGTCCGCCACCTGAACGCCGATGCTGGCGTCATGGTCACCGCCTCCCACAACCCGCCCAGGGACAACGGCTACAAGGTGTACCTCGGTGGCCGAGCAGTGTCCGAGGGTGCTCAGGGCGTTCAGATCGTCCCACCCTACGACGCGAAAATCGCCGAGAAGATCGCAGCCACCTCCGATGCTGACGAGATCCCCCTGGCCACGACGGGGTGGACGGAGATCGGCGAGGACGTTATCGAGGCCTACCTCGAGCGCGCCGCCTCGCTGGTCCCCCACCAGAACTTCTCGGACCTCAAGATCGTGCTGACTTCCATGCACGGCGTTGGTGGCGAGACGATGAAGGAAGTTCTGGCCCGCGCGGGCTTCACGAACGTCACCGAGGTTGCGGAGCAGGCCCAGCCCGATCCGGGCTTCCCCACCGTGGCCTTCCCCAACCCGGAAGAGCCCGGAGCTCTCGATCTTGCACTCAGCAAGGCAGCATCCCTCAAGGCTGATCTCGTGATCGCAAACGACCCGGACGCCGATCGATGCTCGGCGGCGATCCCCACCCCGAACGGATGGCGGCAGCTCAACGGTGACGAGATCGGTTCCATTCTCGGTGACCAGATCGCAAAGATCGGTGCCATCACCGGCGGCACCCTCGCCTCCTCAATCGTTTCCTCGCGTCTTCTCAAGGAGATCGCGGGCCGTCACGGCCTCACCCACGTCTCCACCCTCACGGGCTTCAAGTGGATTGCACGCGTTCCCCAGCTAATTTTCGGTTACGAGGAAGCGATCGGCTTCTGTGTCGACCCGGACGGTGTACGCGACAAGGACGGCATCACCGCCGGCCTTCTCCTGGCACACGTGGCCGCTCAGCTCCGCTCGAAGAACAAGACGATCGGCGAGCAGCTCGACCACCTGGCGGAAACCCACGGCGTCTACCTCACGGCACCGGTAACGATCCGCGTGGACGACCTGTCGCTTATGCCGGCCACGATGGCGCACCTGAGGGCCAATCCGCCCACCCAACTCGCTGGCTCCCCCGTGGCAAGCGTCGAGGACCTTTCGGAGGGCTCGCAGGCCCTCCCACCGACCGACGCAATCGTGATCCTCAACGAGTTGGGCGACCGCGCGGTCGTCCGTCCCTCGGGCACCGAGCCGAAGGTCAAGTGCTATCTCGAGGTTATCGAGCCCGTCACCCAGAGCCTCGACTCCTCCCGAGCAGCCGCCTCCTCACGCATGGCCCAACTCCAGGCGGACATGAGCAAGGCCCTCACCCTGCCGTAAGGGCTGGCAAGACTAGCTAAACACATGACCCGGCCAATCTGGCCGGGTCATGTGTCTGCTTAGCTAAGTTCTCATGACGGCTACCGAACTCACGTTCAGCGTGGGTCAACCTTGATCTGGTGTGTTACTTCTACCGGAAGCCAGGGTTGCCTTCAGGCGTTTCGCTTACTCCGTGCCGGTAGGCTCGGGCAGGACCGCCCACACGACGTGCGTCCAGTTGCCGAGGGCACGGTGCTTGGTTTTGCGGTTGAGAAGATCCTCGAAAGGCACGTCGTAGAGCATGCCGGAGGACGGCTCGTAGATCCTCATGTTGCTCGTGCGAGTCTGCTTTGCTGGCGGCACCGCGAGAACCACGTGGCGCGGGATTGCGGTATCCAGGCCCAGCCGGGAGTTGCCACCCGTGTACAGCGGCACGGGGATGCCTGTAGCGTTCGCATTCCAGACGGACTGGAGGATGGCACGACCCTGCTCCGTGCTGTCGTCGAGCGCGTGAGCCTTGTAGGTGACGCCGGGGAATCGGGCTTCCCGTGCCAATGTCCACGGAGGGCTTCCGAAACGCTTCGGCCAGTCAATGGGACCCACCGCATCCTTCGTGATCCGCTCGTGGATCTCCAGCTGGTAGGAACGAATCCGGTCCGGGTCTTCTTCCAGGGTGCGTGCGAGTGCCGGGTCTCCCGTTGCTTCCAGCATGAGGAGAACCGCGGCACCGCACGTCGTTTCATTGACCTGGGTGACCAGTGTGGAGCCCAGGACCACGGGAACCGGGTCGATCGGATCAGCAGGCGGGTGCGGGCTCATCCGAGTGTGGATCGGCCGCTGGAGTTTAGCGACGATCCTGCCCACATGAAGCCCGGCCATGGATCAGCCGATCCTATCGAGCAGCACGGACTCCCGGGTCGGAGCAACGGTACTGATCTTGATGCCACCCTCGAGGGCCTCGCGTGCCTTCTCGAAACGCGGCTCATCGTCCGTGTGGAAGGTAAGGATCGGATCGCCAGCCTTGACGGCTTCGCCGAGATGGGCGTGGATCGTGATGCCGGCGCCGGCCTGCACCTGGTCCTCCTTGCGGGCACGGCCCGCGCCGAGCTTCCAGGAGGCCACCCCAACCTTGAGAGCGTCGAGTTCGGAAATGACGCCGTCGGATTCGGCAACTACCGTTTCCGTGTGCTTGGAGGTGGGGAGCTCAGCATCCGGGTCGCCGTGCTGTGCCCGAATGAGCTCCTTCCAGGAATCCATTGCCTTGCCGTTCTCCAGGTTCTCGGACGGGTCGGTATCGATGCCGGTGGCGAGAAGCATTTCGCGAGCGAGTGCCACGGTCAGCTCCACGACATCATCGGGGCCGCCGCCTGCCAGTACCTCGACGGACTCCTCCACCTCGAGGGCGTTGCCGATCTTCCGTCCCAGCGGGACGGACATGTCGGTCAGGAGAGCCACCGTGTGGGTGCCCGCGGCCTTGCCGATCCGCACCATCGTGCGAGCCAGTTCGCGGGCCTGCTCAAGGTCCTTCATGAAGGCACCGGAGCCGACCTTGACGTCAAGGATGAGGGAGTCGGTTCCTTCTGCGATCTTCTTTGACATGATCGACGACGCAATAAGCGGGATGGCTTCGACGGTGGAGGTGATGTCGCGCAGGGCGTAGAGCTTCTTATCGGCCGGTGCAAGCCCGCTTCCCGCGGCGCAGATCACTGCGCCAACGGTGTCGAGCTGGCGAAGGATCTCGTCGTTCGTCAGGTTCGCCCGCCATCCGGGGATGGCTTCGAGCTTGTCGAGGGTGCCTCCGGTGTGGCCGAGGCCGCGGCCGGAGAGCTGCGGGACGGCTACGCCGTACGAAGCGACGAGCGGTGCAAGCGGCAGGGTGATCTTGTCTCCCACTCCCCCGGTCGAGTGCTTGTCGGTCGTGGGTTTGGACAGCGAGGAGAAGTCCATAGTTTCACCCGAGTTGATCATCGCCTGGGTCCAGGTGGAGATCTCATCTTGGTTCATGCCGTTGAGGAAGATCGCCATGGCAAGTGCCGACATCTGCTCCTCTGCAACAACGCCGCGGGTGTAGGCGTCGATCACCCAGTTGATCTGGTCCGTGGAGAGGACCTCGCGGTCCCGCTTCGTCCGGATAATGTCGACGGCGTCGAATGCTTCAGTCATTCGTTTTCCTCTCTACCTTGTCGAGGTCGTTTGGCCCAAAGCCGTAGGGCAAGACCTCTGATAGGGGCATAATGCCCCGGGGCAGGTTAACCTCGGTGTCCGGGGTGCCGTGCTCCCAGAGGAGCTGTCGGCAGCGTCCGCACGGGATCGTGAGATCACCATTGCCGTTCACGCACAGAAAGGCGGTGATCTTACCGCCGCCCTCGCGCACGAGGTCGGAGACCATTCCGCATTCGGCGCAGAGGGTCACCCCATATCCGGCGTTCTCGACGTTACATCCGGAGAAGATGCGTCCGTCGGTGGACAGGCATGCGGCTCCAACCGGGAACCCGGAATAGGGCACGTAGGCCATGTTCATGGCGTCGATAGCGGCCTGACGCAGGGCGTTCCAATCCGTCATGACTTGATGTACGGAATGTTCTCTGCGGCGGGTGCACGCGACTTACCGACGAAGCCGGCGACCGCGAGGATCGTGACAATGTACGGGATCATGGCGAGCAGGTTCGGGTCGATCGGGTTCGTGGCGACGAGCGGCAGGAAGTCGACGATCGCGGAAGCGAAACCGAACATGAGAGCCGCTCCCATGGCGCCGATCGGATGCCACTTGCCAAGGATCATGGCGGCAAGGGCAATGTAGCCGTTGCCAGCCGACATGTTCTCCGTGAACACGGCGTTCGCGCCAATCGTGAAGGCGGCGCCACCGAGACCGGCGAGCGACGATCCGAGGATCGTGTTGAGCGTCCTCGTGCGGTTGACGTTAATGCCCACCGTGTCCGCTGCCTTCGGGTGCTCACCAACGGACCTCATGCGCAGGCCCCAGCGGGACCGGAACAGCATCATGGTGAGGAAGATGAGGAGGAAGTAGAGGACGTACACGATGATCGTGTGGCGGAAGAAGACGGGTCCGATGAACGGAATGTCTGCCAGCAACGGGATCTCGTAGACGGGAAGCGAGTACGAGATCGAGTTCCACTCCGGCGTATCCTTCACAACCGTTCCGAGAAGGAAGGACGTAATGCCGAGGCAGAGCACGTTCAGGACGACGCCAACAATGATCTGGTCCACGGCGTACTTCACGGAGAAGAGCGCGAGGAGAAGTCCGACAAATGCTCCGGCAAGCGGTGCTCCGAGCAGGCCCCACCAGGAGCTTCCGAACATGGAAGCGAAGACAATGCCGGTGAAGGCACCGACGAGGAGCTGACCCTCGATCGCAATGTTGACAACACCAACGCGCTCACACACAACGCCCGCCATCGATCCGTAGATCAACGGTACCGCTGCGGTGATCGTGGCGGCGAACAGGCCGGCGATCGTGATGAATCTGCCGGATCCGCCACCGGAGAAGGTGAGGAAGGCAAGAATCAGGGGCAGGAGGACAAGCAGGCCCAGCCACAGCGGCTGCTTCTTTCGCTGGACGGCACGAACAACCGAGTAGATTGTTGCCGCGGCCACGATTCCCGTAAGAATCCAGCAGGTCTGTCCCGCGTACACAAGCAGGTTTCCGCTGTCCCTCGAGGGGCGGATGTCTTTCCACACGAACTCGGCAACGCCGTGAGCGTTCATAGCGAAATAGACGCCCAGCAGTGTCGCGAGGACATAGAGAATCGGGAGCTTCCAGGAGATGGGAGCCTGAACGCTATGTTCATTTTCCGCGGGCAGTGCCTCTTGGCGGTCGACGTCGATGGTCACTTTGCCTCCTGCTGAAGAGTAATGAACTCGCGGTAGCCGACGCCGTCAGGCTTCGGGAAACGGAAAATCCAGCGGATCAGCGGAGGAGCTGCGATCAGCAGGACAATAACGGACTGAAGGATCAGGATCATGTCGACGGGAACACCCGCGCCCTGCATGCGGGGCGAGCCCGCCTTAAACGCACCGAAGAGCAGACCGGCGCCGAAGATACCCACGGGCTTGTTGCGACCAAGGAGAGCCACGGTGATGGCGTCAAAGCCGATCGAACCCGCCGCGCCCTGCGTGAGGCTACCGAGGGTGCCGAGGACCTGGTTCGCACCCGCCAAGCCACAAAGGGCCGCGGAGGTAAACATGGTCATCGTGATGACCTTCGCGGTCGACATGCCAGCAGTTTCGGAGGCGTGGGCGTTCGCGCCAACGGCGCGCAGCTCGAAGCCGAACTTCGAACGCTCCAGAAGCCACCAGACGAACCACGTTGCCAGGATCGCGAGGATAATGCCCGCGTGGAGCGAGAAGTCGCCCGGCAGAATCATCGGCAGGCGTGACTCATCGGCAACCGCCTGCGACTTCGGCTGGTTGTTGTTCGGGCCCTGGAACACGTCCTGGTTCAAGACGTAGAGCATGAGGAAACCGGCGATCGAGTTCAGCATGATCGTCACGATCACCTCGTTCGCACCCGTTTTTGCCTTGAGCAGACCAACGAAGCCACCCCAGATACCGGCGACGATAACCGCGCCAACGACAGCGACGAGAAGGTGGGCGCCGTAGGGCAGGTCCAGGGTGAAGCCCAGGTAGGTGGCGGCAATAGCGCCCAGAATGATCTGGCCCTGACCACCGATGTTGAACAGGCCGGCCCGGAAGCCCAGGCCCAGGCCGAGGCCCGCGAGGATCAGCGGCGCGGCGTCCTTAAACGTGTTCGTCAGGGGCCGGATCTGCCTGGCAAAGGTGTCCTGATCGGGGTCGAAGATCGAGCCCTTGAACAGCCTCCAGTACGTGTCGATAATCGACGCATCGGCGATCCAGATAAAGAACGCACCGACAATAAAGGCAATGATGACCGCGACAACCGAAATGATCCAGTTGGAACGGACGGCTACGTGAAGAGCCGCTCTCACCTTGAGCGACAGGGGCGTCGACGTGTCTGTCGATGTGCTCACCGGTCCTCCTTCTGCATGGCTTCCTCCATGGGAACTCCGGCCATCATGAGGCCGAGGACAGCGTTGGGCGTGTGTGCGGGAACGATGCCGACGACCCGGCCTCGGTACATGACCGCGATGCGGTCGGACAGG
This genomic window contains:
- a CDS encoding DUF3117 domain-containing protein produces the protein MAAQKPRSGDGPIEVAKEGRGIVMRIPVDGGGRLVIELNADEAAELGAALNAVVS
- a CDS encoding LOG family protein; translated protein: MKSYRRGPVLLRGDQIPKSTTDARLLAPNQDSDWLHADPWRVMRIQAEFVEGFGALADLGPAVSIFGSARTKPENANYQLATDIAAKLVEHDFSVITGGGPGIMEAANKGAVDAKGISVGLGIELPFEQGMNDYVDLGINFRYFFIRKMMFVKYSLGFIVLPGGFGTLDELFEALTLVQTRKVMSFPVVLVDSGYWGGLVDWIKDKQVGEGMISPEDMDLITVVDTAEEALEAILKGISAVADKVNGKDEDGNRPNGT
- a CDS encoding NAD(P)H-quinone dehydrogenase, which gives rise to MENVTDPRPTGPTASGAPKSKIPGASRVREGSRVVIIGGGPGGYEAALTATQLGARVTIIEDKGMGGSAVLTDVVPSKTLIASAEWLHNVESADELGIVASDEPWTVSFPAINARIRDLATRQSDDIHERLSDEGVTILNGKGTILTGIGDNGCRLVLAKLADGTEQTLEAEMVLVATGATPRELPDAKPDGERILNWTQMYNMTELPEHLVVVGSGVTGAEFAGAYMGIGVQVTLVSSRDRVLPNEDPHAAKVIENVFARRGMTILNKSRAQSVRRTEDGVIVTLSDGREIEASHCLMAVGSIPNTSGIGLEEAGVTLKESGHILVDKVSRTTAFRVYAAGDVTGSYPLASVAAMQGRIAMNHSLGDYVEPLDVSKVAANIFTAPEIATVGVTQKHVDEGLDAVMTIVPLMRNPRAKMQGMNDGFVKLIADSSTRIVIGGVVVAPAASEYILPIALAVTSRMTADDMASVFTVYPSLSGSITEAARQLRHSVDAQHIRELFADQA
- a CDS encoding purine-nucleoside phosphorylase; translation: MTTQDPYTLASSAAEYIAAAAGIEAIDIALVLGSGWKGAEDLLGDAVVTLPAEDVPGFTASAVVGHGGTLTVRKLASGAHALILGARTHLYEGLGVAAVAHGVRTSAKLGAKALILTNGCGSTVPEWGPGTAVLLKDHLNLTGTSPIVGANFVDLTDAYSPRLREIAHRVDPNLPEGVYAQFPGPHYETPAEVKMARLLGADLVGMSTTLETIAAREAGLEVLGISLVTNQAAGFAPAPLSHEEVLQAGAEAGPRLATLLADIVKEMSA
- a CDS encoding phospho-sugar mutase, with the protein product MIDIDSWIAHDPDPKTRAELTQLKEQAANGDAGAQAELDDRFSGPLEFGTAGLRGEMAGGPHRMNRAVVRKAAAGLVDFLQEEVGRDALLVIGYDARHNSKDFALDTAAVATAAGARAMIYPHHVPTPLLAWAVRHLNADAGVMVTASHNPPRDNGYKVYLGGRAVSEGAQGVQIVPPYDAKIAEKIAATSDADEIPLATTGWTEIGEDVIEAYLERAASLVPHQNFSDLKIVLTSMHGVGGETMKEVLARAGFTNVTEVAEQAQPDPGFPTVAFPNPEEPGALDLALSKAASLKADLVIANDPDADRCSAAIPTPNGWRQLNGDEIGSILGDQIAKIGAITGGTLASSIVSSRLLKEIAGRHGLTHVSTLTGFKWIARVPQLIFGYEEAIGFCVDPDGVRDKDGITAGLLLAHVAAQLRSKNKTIGEQLDHLAETHGVYLTAPVTIRVDDLSLMPATMAHLRANPPTQLAGSPVASVEDLSEGSQALPPTDAIVILNELGDRAVVRPSGTEPKVKCYLEVIEPVTQSLDSSRAAASSRMAQLQADMSKALTLP
- a CDS encoding thymidine phosphorylase; its protein translation is MTEAFDAVDIIRTKRDREVLSTDQINWVIDAYTRGVVAEEQMSALAMAIFLNGMNQDEISTWTQAMINSGETMDFSSLSKPTTDKHSTGGVGDKITLPLAPLVASYGVAVPQLSGRGLGHTGGTLDKLEAIPGWRANLTNDEILRQLDTVGAVICAAGSGLAPADKKLYALRDITSTVEAIPLIASSIMSKKIAEGTDSLILDVKVGSGAFMKDLEQARELARTMVRIGKAAGTHTVALLTDMSVPLGRKIGNALEVEESVEVLAGGGPDDVVELTVALAREMLLATGIDTDPSENLENGKAMDSWKELIRAQHGDPDAELPTSKHTETVVAESDGVISELDALKVGVASWKLGAGRARKEDQVQAGAGITIHAHLGEAVKAGDPILTFHTDDEPRFEKAREALEGGIKISTVAPTRESVLLDRIG
- a CDS encoding cytidine deaminase yields the protein MTDWNALRQAAIDAMNMAYVPYSGFPVGAACLSTDGRIFSGCNVENAGYGVTLCAECGMVSDLVREGGGKITAFLCVNGNGDLTIPCGRCRQLLWEHGTPDTEVNLPRGIMPLSEVLPYGFGPNDLDKVERKTND
- a CDS encoding ABC transporter permease, whose product is MTIDVDRQEALPAENEHSVQAPISWKLPILYVLATLLGVYFAMNAHGVAEFVWKDIRPSRDSGNLLVYAGQTCWILTGIVAAATIYSVVRAVQRKKQPLWLGLLVLLPLILAFLTFSGGGSGRFITIAGLFAATITAAVPLIYGSMAGVVCERVGVVNIAIEGQLLVGAFTGIVFASMFGSSWWGLLGAPLAGAFVGLLLALFSVKYAVDQIIVGVVLNVLCLGITSFLLGTVVKDTPEWNSISYSLPVYEIPLLADIPFIGPVFFRHTIIVYVLYFLLIFLTMMLFRSRWGLRMRSVGEHPKAADTVGINVNRTRTLNTILGSSLAGLGGAAFTIGANAVFTENMSAGNGYIALAAMILGKWHPIGAMGAALMFGFASAIVDFLPLVATNPIDPNLLAMIPYIVTILAVAGFVGKSRAPAAENIPYIKS
- a CDS encoding ABC transporter permease, with protein sequence MSTSTDTSTPLSLKVRAALHVAVRSNWIISVVAVIIAFIVGAFFIWIADASIIDTYWRLFKGSIFDPDQDTFARQIRPLTNTFKDAAPLILAGLGLGLGFRAGLFNIGGQGQIILGAIAATYLGFTLDLPYGAHLLVAVVGAVIVAGIWGGFVGLLKAKTGANEVIVTIMLNSIAGFLMLYVLNQDVFQGPNNNQPKSQAVADESRLPMILPGDFSLHAGIILAILATWFVWWLLERSKFGFELRAVGANAHASETAGMSTAKVITMTMFTSAALCGLAGANQVLGTLGSLTQGAAGSIGFDAITVALLGRNKPVGIFGAGLLFGAFKAGSPRMQGAGVPVDMILILQSVIVLLIAAPPLIRWIFRFPKPDGVGYREFITLQQEAK